In the genome of Variovorax sp. PAMC26660, the window GGGGATCATCGTTTCCAGTGCCCTTGTCGGCCTCTTCGCCGGCCTCGCGCAGGGTGTCGTCGAGAAGCGGCACGGCGGATGGGGCGGCTTCTTTCGCGCGGTGCTGACGGGCGTGGCGGTCGCGGTGTTCGTCGGCCTCGGCATCGAGGGCTTCGTAACCGCCGAGACGCTGCGCCTGGCAATCGTTGGGGCATGCGCAGTGGTCAGCGAGGACATCTGGATGGGCCTGCGCTCCATCGGCGGCGCCATGCGCAACGACCCCCTCGGCTTTGCGGTGCGCCTGCTCGATGCGCTGCGCGGGCGCGACCACTCGGCGCGCACGCCCCCCGGCAGCGACCTCATGCCACCGCCCGATGAAAGGAGCAAACCATGATGTGGGTTCTCGCCGTGCTGCTTGGCTTGGCCGCGCTGCTGCAGCTGGCCGTGCATACGGCACCGGACACCCTCGACGCCGAGCGCGCCCTGGCCGAAGGGCTCGCCGCGCGCGACCTCGCACACAAGAAGGAGATCGAACGTGTCCGCAATGAAAGAGATCATTTTGAGCATCTGCTTGCCACTGGTGGTGTGCGGGTGTCAGTCCCTGCCACCTGTCGCCCCGTCGTCGCCTCAGATCCCGCCGCTGCCGGCGAACCTGCAGAAGCGCGAGCCGAACTTGACCCAGCGTTTGCGGCAGCTGTGGCTGGAATCACCAGCGACGGTGACCTCGCCATCGTCGACCTCAACGCCTGCATCGACCGCTATAACGAGGTTCGTTTCAGGCTCAACGCCCTCAACGCCCTCAACACCCTGATCGGGAATACCGGTGCTCAAACCCCATAGCCTGCGCACGCATCTGACGGCGGCAACGCCCGAGCTGCAGAACGATCCGGACAAGCTGTCGATCTTCATCACCAATGGGAAGATCGTGGCCGCCGGCGCCGCGTCGCTGTCGTTCGTCTATCGCTACACCCTGAAGCTAGTGGTGCTCGACTACAGCAGCCACGCCGACGCCATCATGGTGCCGATGCTGGCCTGGCTTCGCACCGAGCAGGTCGAGATCCTTGAGAACCCGGATCTGCGTGAGCGCAGCTTTCGCTTCGAGGCCGAATATCTCAACAAGGAAACCATCGACCTGTCGATCGAGCTGGACCTGACCGAGCGCGTGATCGTCTCGCCCGGCGCTGATCCCGACTCGCCCGAGACAACCAAGCGCTACAACGTGAAGCATGCGGCCGAGCCGCCGCACGTCGGCGTGGTGCAGCGCGCCGAGCGCATCGAGGTGTGGTTCGGCGATCAGCCGCTTGCGGCCTGGGACTTCGAGCCTGTGAAGAACTGACATGACCGACGACCTGCGCGCGCTCGAAGACTGGGCGACCCCGTTGCTGTCCGCGTTGACGATGCCGAAGCGACGTGCGCTCGCACGCACCATCGGGCAGGCACTGCGGCGTGAGCAGGCCGCGCGAATCGCCGGCCAGCGCAACCCGGACGGTAGCGCCTACGAGCCACGCAAGACGACGCAGGCGCGCTTGCAGATGGGCAAGATTCGCCGCAGCATGTTCGAGAAGCTGCGCGCAGCGCGCCACCTCAAGGTGCAGACCGATGAGGAAGGCGTGGCGGTTGGCTTCTTCGGTCGCACGGCACGCATCGCCCGCGTTCACCACTTCGGCCTTCGCGACCTTGTGCAGCCCGGCGGCCCAAGTTATCAATACCCAGCGCGCGGTCTTCTGGGCCTGACCTACGCCGAACGCGAGCTGATCAAGGATCTGCTGCTGAAGCACCTCGCAGGTTGATGTCGTGTTTCACTGAACTCGTAGAGGGGTTTCGTGCGACGATTCGGGGACCGCACTCGGCCATGACCCGACGTTTGTCGGCAGTGCCTAGTTCGCCATGATTTCTTCCAGCGATCCAGATCAACAAACCGTATGAAAGTTTCAAGATGACAAGCGCCGAAGACCCGCTGAGCCGGAGCGATGACTCGATCCTTGGCGAACTGTCCTGGAATGAGTCCGCGTGGATTGGTGCTGTCGAACTCGGCACGCATCGCGTTCGCCTTGTAATCGATTTGGATGAAGAGAACATTACTCGCGCGCAGCAGGTTGAATCAATCGAGTACGCCAAAGCGCTGCATGCCAAAGTGCTGAAGAACGAGACGAGCCTCAGACGACAGTGTGCGCAGGAGATTGCAGAAGCGGCGGGCTCCCGAGCCTCAGAGGAGGACCGGCGCAGGTATCTGGCCGAGGTGACGTCCGCCGCCGCCTCCATGGAGCCGCAAGTGCTTTGCATCGATTTTCCCGACGGTGGTCATCTGGAATACCGGGATACGAGCGGGAAGTTTTACGGCAACTCGACGGTCGTGATTCGCTTCGATAGCGATGCTCAGTATGAAGAAGCCGAGGTCGAACTCCCGGACCGCGAATAGGCGCTCAGGTCCGTGGGTGGCCTCAGTGCCAGAACCGGATTTAGCTAGTGATCGGTATGGGACGGGCATAGTCGACTTCGGGCCCGTTCACGACGGCGGCGCGACCGGCTACAGTCGGCCAGAAGCAGACAGTCGCCCGTCAGCACCGTGTGTTCGAAGATTGCATGCCGGATCGCAAGGCGCGAGAGCCAGACGTAGGCCCGAACATCATCATGATGACGTTGTGGGGACGCTCGATGTCCGGCTGTATGCTGGGGTAGGTGGCCGAGAGCTTCGAACTGCACTGAAGAACCCTCGGGCTGACACATGGTGGAAGTCGATCATGCGCTCGGCTAGAAGAATCGAAAGCCTCGCCCACTCGGGGCTCTCGCGTTGAAATACTGGAGCCACCGTGGGAGAGTTCGCAAAGCGCGTCCGCGCCAACAAGATTCAGGGCCCCCTGCGCAAAGGGTTCAATCCGCAGGCGTGGGCCAGCGCGCTTGAAGATTGTGGAAACCAACCCGAGGATCAGCGCCTGCATGCTGCCGGCCTCGAAATCAACAAGAAGCTATCCACCATTCGCGCCAATCTCAAGATTTCGACGAACAACGATCTCAACGCGACAACCAAGGTCCGCGCCCTTGTCGCGTGCTCGAACCACGACTACCGGATCCTCTCCGACAGGACGCCTGAGGTGCTCGAAGCGGCCACAGCCAAGCAAGTCGAGAACGGCGATGGCGAACCAGTGTTGATGCACAAGCTCATGGCGACAAAGGTGCGCCTCCCAGGCGGGGCTTCATATTCCCCGGACGCCGTCGCGGAGGGCTTGGTCGATGGCCTGCAGGTTCCGCTCCGCGTGATCCTCGAAGAGGACCCCAAACTCTCCGGGAACCTTCAAGTCTCGCTGGACTGGCGCGAAGCCATGTTTGAACTGAACCTCGGCCTGCTCTACCTACTCGCAGAAGATCTCTGGAACGACTGCGTTTGGAACGGCTATGAGCTGCAGGTCGAAGAAGGGTTGCGAAAGTTTCGCCCGACGAAACCGCGGTGGCAGGCGCGATACGCTATGGGACGAGCACGCGGGCGAAACCTTGCGGTCGAATTCATGAAGCAAGCGCTCGACGCTCAAAGTCAGTTCCCGCCGTTCGAGAAGGCGTTTCGGCCCGTTGTCGAAGATGTGAAAAAAATCGAAAAAATGGGGCGCCGGCAACAGCTTGTGCTCACGAAGACAGAAGACAGTTCAGAAGAACACAAGTACTTGCTTGCCCTCCGGGCCTACGCCACTGAGGACTACTACGAAGACTTGCTGGCAATGCCGCGCAAGGAGCTCGCAGGACTGACACTCGCAGACGCGATGAACGCGTGGACGATCATCAGCCGCTGTTCCGATCTGTTGCTCGGCGCCGTCAAGCAACGGCACCAGTACACCAAGGATGATGAAGAAGATGACGGATCGAGCTGGCTGCCAGCGTACGTGCCGACACTACAGCGCGATGCCCTGATCGAAGGGTTCATGCAAGGTGGCAACGTCACTCGAGCTGGGGCGATCGCCCTGCTGGAGTTCATGACCTACCGCGGGCGACAGGGGCAGGAGCTCTGGGCCCAACCCCTCGTCCCTGTGGGCCAGCAAACGCTAACGCCCGTGTTCGGCGCCGCACAAAGTCCGAACCTGCGCAGGATCGTGGACATCTGGCTTCGGCAGCTTGGCATTGATCTCGCGTTGCGAGGCCCTGCGTTCGAAAAGCATATTCGTGCGAAAGTGGCGGAGTCTATCGAACAGTCGCCGAAGCTGGCCGCGGTCTCCCAGTGCCTCGACAAATCATTCAGCTTCACCGCCCCGGGCGAGCAGACCGAGGAAGTGGACGTCGTATTCAGCATCGGCAGGCTGCTCTTCCTCTGTGAACTGAAATGCATTCTGGACCCGACGGAGCCGAAAGCGATTGCAATGCACCGGGAGACTTTGACCGCTGCGGCGGCCCAGATCACCCGCAAGGCGGCGGCCGCGAACAAGCACAAAGGCGAGATTCGCAAGACCCTCGACCGGGCTGGATTCCTCCTGCCGGAAAACTTTGAAATCTGCACGCTGGTTGTGACCAACGGCGCCACGCAGACCGGTATGCCGATCGATGGCGTCCCGATTGTCGACGAGCTAATCATCGACAAATTCTTCGCAGGGGAGCTTGTAGACGCACGCCTCGAGGATCATGAAGGAAATGTGTTGAAGGAGACGAAGACGATCTTCTACACAGACGAAGAGACGGCCCAAGAAGGCGCGCAGTACTACTTCTTGAACCCGCAGGCCATGGTGTTTCTCCGGCAAGGGATCAAAGTCGCCTGGTACCCCCTCCACCCAGTAACGGACGATGACTGGGCTGGCGCATTCGCCATGGTCGAATGCGTGCCCAAGCTGCCGGCACACGTCGAGGCCGAGGTCTTTGGGGCTGCAGCGCAGGAACCCAACTAGGCAGGAGCCATCAAGGGTTCTTGCGCGAGCTACCTCGGCCCTGAATGTATGGAATGCTTAGCGCCGCCGTCAGGACGGCTCAAGTGCTCCAGCACGCACGAGCTTTGCGAGCGTCCTAACTAAAAATCGCGTGGTGCGTGAGAAAATGGGGTGTGGACGTACTTCCGGGCGTTGTGATGTCTGCTCAGGGCCCGAAGGCGACGGTGGCCGCCATCCGAAGCACAATCACCGCACTTCAACCCCCGGCAGTAGCTCCATGCCGACCCGCTGCGTTAGGTCCCCGTAGCTGATCGGCCGTCCGGCGCGGGCGTCTTCAGAATTCGGTTGCCAATGCGCCCAGGCCTTGCCCGTGCTCTCGTCATAGACAAGCTTGAACAGGTGCGTAGGCACACGCACGCGGTTGGCACCGACTATCAGGCTTTCGGGGCCAAACACCGGCCCCGTGATCACGAATACATTGCCTTTGGCGCGCAGGACGTACCGGCGCGTGTCCTGCTCAATCTTGGACCAGGCACCGGAGTTCTGCGTCGGGTTCTGCGGGACCATATTTGCCAGTGAAAAGCTCTGTGCCATCGCCGTCGGGTTCGACATGTCGCCGGCCGGGGCCATGTGTCCGCGGGCATAGCCTGAGCCCTTGTAGTCGCTCAGCTCTGCGCGCTCGCTGCGCGGCAGCCGGGCATCCGCAAAGAACTTGTTGGTGCGCTTCTCGTTGGCATCTTCGATGCTCGCGCGGGCGAGCCGCTCGGCAACGAAAACCGGGGTCTTGCTTGTGCCGCTGTGCAGGATGGCAAACGCCTCGTAGCAAAGCTCGCGCTGCAGGGGAGCCTGCGGAATCGAGGGTGCGACACCACCGGCGAAGAACTCGCGGCAGCCTGAAAACTGAGTGGCGGTGGTCGGGCCAGAACGCTCCAGGGAGGGAGCAGGCGGCGATGGAGCTGGAAGAAATCCGCAACTGGTCGCCTGGATCGAAATGGCGCCGGCGGTGATGAGCCAGACCGCTGTGCGGCGCAGTGTGACGGCGATGCCGCTGGTGACTGATCTATGGCGCTTGCGTGGCTTCTTCTTGGGCATCGGGGGCGGGATGTTAACCCGCTCCGCAGAGGGCAAACTGAGCAACCACGCGACAGGCCGCCCCTCGGGAGTCAGCCGGTTAGCGGTCGTACCTCCGAAAACGTTTGTCAGCCTAGCCCTGCGCGAGAATAGCCGGACTTGGCGCAATTCTTACTGCATGAACTTCTACGACTGGATGATTCACAAAGGGCTGTCGAAGTCCTCGGCGAGGAGCTACGACGGAGCGCTCCGTGGCTCACTGTCCGAATGGGCAATGGATGGCGGCCTAATCTCAGGTCCTTTGATCGCATTGAGCAGTTCTTCGGCCTTTGGCGCCCTTTCCCCAAGCATCCAGGAACTGCCCGTCTTCAAAGAGCGAAACGCGCGCGGGCATCACATGTACAGCGCCACGCTGTCGCAGTTCGCCGCATACCTCACGAGCAACGGTAGCGATGACGTGCAAGCCGACCTCGAACAGATCATCAGCGATCCGACCACGACGACGACCGAGAAGACGGCGCTGATCAAGTCCAGGATCGGCCAGGGCACGTTCCGAGACAAGGTGCTGCTGCACTGGACCGGCTGTGCTGTTACGGGGTTCAGCGACACCAGCCTCCTTGTTGCGTCTCACATCAAGCCATGGAAGAAGTCGACGAACAGTGAGCGACTGGACCAGTGGAACGGTCTGCTGCTTTCGCCAAACCTGGACAAGGCGTTCGACAAGGGCTTCATCACGTTCGATACGGGCGGGTCTATTCGCCTCTCCCCCCTTCTCACTGAGGCCGCCAAACTTGGGATCACGCCTTCGATGAAGATTGCGCTGAAGCCCGAACACGAGAAATACATGGCGCACCATCGAGCAGTGGAGTTCAAGAGCGAGTAGCCATCGTGTGCGTCCGCCTTCGCTGCGACAGTAGGCCCGCTAAGGGACCAGACCTTCCGTAGATCCGCTGTCACAGCACCTCGCCGTCTGAGACATGCCGTTGTAGGAGCGCCCGATACAAAGTGCCTCGAGTGCGTCGCGCGCGCATGGCCGGCACCATCGACGGCATGTCTGGAAAGCCCGCATCCACCGTCGAACTGCAGCGCCTGATCGAGAACCTCGTTCGTGCTGGAACGGTGTTCGCGGTCGATCATGAAACGCGCCGCTGCCGCGTGAAATCGGGCAACCTCTCCACCAACTGGCTCCCATGGTTCGCGCGCCGCGCCGGTGATGTGCGCCACTGGTCGCCACCTTCCGAGGGCGAGCAGTGCATGGTGCTCTCGCCCGGTGGTGACATGGCGACCGGCTTCGTGCTCGTGGGCATCTTCAGCGATGGCATCCCGGCCAACGGCGACAGCGGCGACGTGGAGCGCACGACCTACCCGGACGGCGCAGTCATCGAATACGACCACGCCACAAGCGCCCTGAAGGCTACGCTGCCCGAAGGGGGCACCGCCGACATCACCGTGCCCGACTCGATCACGGTTCACTGCAAGACGGCCGATGTGACCGCCAGCGACAGCGCCTCCGTGCACTCGCAGGAGATCACGCTCGACGCGCCCAAGACCATCGCCACCGGGGAAATGGTCGTGCAGGGTCTGCTCACCTGGCAGGCGGGCATGGTCGGCTACGGCATTGGGCCCAGCGGCCAGGGCGCGCAGATCAGGTGCGACATGCACTTCATCGAAGGGCACGGCATCACGACCGACGGTGGCGACATCAAGGCCGGCGACATCAGCCTGCAGGACCACCTCACCTCCGACATCGAGCGCGGCGACCAGACCAGCGGAAGGCCGGTGGCGTCATGAGCGGCATGAATCGCCTCACAGGCAAGCCGCTCGACGGGATCGAGCACCTGCGCCAGAGCATCCCCGACATCCTGGGCACACCCTTGGGTTCGCGAACCATGCGCCGTCCCTACGGCAGCCTCTGGCCCGAGCTGCTCGATCACCCGGACAACGGAATGACCCGCGTGCGGCTGTATGCCGCGACGGCAGGTGCACTCATGAAATGGGAGCCGCGCCTGCGCTTGTCGCGCGTGCAGATCTTCACCGGAGAGAACCCGGGCGAGGCCATCCTCGACCTGCAAGGCATCTACACCCCGCCCGGCCAACGTCGCAGCGTGCTGTCGATGCGCGTGCCGGTACAGATCGGGGCCGCGACATGAGCATGGACATGTCGCTGTTGCCGGCGCCGACCGTCATCGAGGTGCTGGACTTCGAGGTCATCCTCGCGCGTCGCCTCGCATCGTTTCAGACGCGCTACCCGGACTACAGCCTCGTGCTGGAATCCGATCCGGCCTACAAGCTGCTCGAGGAGATGGCCTATCAGGAGCTGTTGATGCGCCAGCGCATCAACGACGCGGCCAAGGCCTGCATGCTGGCCTACGCCAAGGGCACGGACCTCGACAACCTCGGCGCGAACTATCAGGTGCCCCGCCTGGTCGTGACGCCAGCCAATCCGAACGCGGTGCCACCGGTGGCGGCCGCCTACGAAGACGACGAGCGGTTTCGCGAGCGCATCCAGCTCGCGCCCGAAGGCATCACGACTGCCGGGCCCGAGGAAAGCTATCGCTACCACGCGCTCACCGCGAGCGCACAGGTCGACGTACGCCGTCGACACCGGTGTCGTGAATGCCATGGCCCCGAAGCCCTTGACGCTGCGCGCTCCGCGCACGGCAGCTGCGGCCCCAATGCGCGGCACCTCGACATGCCGGCCTGGCGCTGACCTGGCGAAGCCGACATGGCCCACGCGATCGAGCCCACCGACCAGCTGCTGCGCGAAGCCTGCGCACGCATGGCGGCGCGCTTTCGGCGGGCCGAGGACTTCGAGACCGTCATGCGTGACCGCGTGCGCAGCCGCATGGTGCGCCTCGCGGCCCAGCATCCGAGCGCCGCCGGCGCGTTGCCCGTGCGTGTACAGCGCGCTGCGGCCTGCCGGCCCTTCCCACCGCCCACGGGCGGCCTTCCCTTCTTCGACCACAAGCGCGCCGCATCAGGCGAGCGCGACGAGGACTGATCCACCCAAAAGAGAAGACCCAGCATGAATCGTGTCTACATTGAATCGCCGCGCCACTGCGGCAAGGCCACGCAGCATGGCATCACCGTGATCGCCTTCACCGGCAAGACAGGTGCCGGCAAGGACAGCGCTGCCGCAGTGCTGCTCAACCACTGCCAGTTCGAGACCATCGCGTTCGGCGATGCACTCCGGCGTGAGATCGCGTCCGCCTGGCGCATCGACGAGCGGATGCTCAACCACCGCCCGACGAAGGAATGGTCGATTCCCGCACTTGCCGTGGGCATGTGCAACGAGCCGGCCTTCGTCAGTTGGTGCTTCGACGCCGGCGAGAGCCTGCATGAACCGCGCAGCCCACGCTGGGCGATGCAACACTGGGCGGACTTCCAGCGGCGCTTTCGGCCGACCTACTACGCCGACATTGCCTGCCGCTGGATCAACCGGAAGGCGTCTGTGGGCTTCCGTCGCTTCGCGATCACCGATCTGCGAGATCCGGTCGAAATGGCAGCGCTGTATGCCCTCGGCGCGCAGCTCAGCGTCGTGCGTGTCCACAGCCCGAACGCGACAACGCTCGATGCCGATACGGCGCATCACAGCAGCGAGCGGCACCAGATCGCCGTCGACTTCGAGCTGCAGAACGATGGAAGCCTCGAGGCGCTGCGCGACAGCGTTCTTTCGTTGCCTCCCGTGCTCTGGCTCAGCGACGAGGACCACGCCCAATTCACGCCGGAAATTCAATGAAGAACGCCGTCAACGCCACGAGCGAGCCGCTGAAGCAATACCCTGCCGGCGCATTGTTGCGCGTGAAGGACATCTGCGGCGACCGCAAACATGGCAAACCGGGGCTACTGCCCATCGTGAGCCGCACGTGGCTGAAGTGGGTCGAGGAAGGGAGGGTCCCAAAGGGCATCCTGCTCGGTGCACGCACGCGCGTGTGGCCCGTCGAGCAGGTTCTCGCCGTGCGCAAGGGCTTGGCCGAAGGCCTGTCGAACTAGGGCGCGGCCAATTGGTCGATGTAGTCCGCCAGGAACTGCATCGCCCTCTTCCGCTCGCCAACATGCTCGGCATGCGTGTACGCCGCGACCACTTGGTTCTTCTCCGAATGGGCGAGCAGCAACTCGACCACATCGCGGCCGAAACCATGCTCACGCAGTAACGTTGCAGCGGTGCCCCGCGTGCCGTGCGGACTGAACTCCGGCACGCCAAAGTCGATGCGCTTGAAGAAGTGGTTGAGAGTCACGTCGCTCATCGGAACGCCGCCTCGAAAGATCGACGGAAAGACGTAGTCGCCGTGTCCCGTCAGCGCGTGAACCGTCGTCAAGATGCTGACCGCCTGAGTCGACAAAAAAACGCGATGCGGCTTCTTCATCTTCATGCGTGGTCCCGGTACATCCCAAACGCCGGAGTCGAGATCAAATTCGGCCCACGTCGACCGCAGCAGCTCGACTTTGCGTGCCATCGTCAGCACGAGCAGCTTCGACGCTGCAATCGTGGTCGCATGGGCGCCCTGCAAATCGATGCCCCGCCAGAACGCCGTGAGCTCCTTTTCGTTGAGGTGTCGATGGTGCTCGACTGGCGCGCGCGTCACCACGCCACGCAGCGGCGTGGCCGGATTACTGGTCACGATCAGCTTTCGGATGGCGTGGTTGTAAATCTGCTGGATGATCACGCGGATCCGCTCGGCGGCCACGGTGGTGTCGAGCCGCTTCTCGATGATCGAGAGCACGTGTGCCGGCTGAACGTTGCCCAGGGCGAGGTCGCCGATCTCCGGATAGACGTATGCCTGAAGCCAGCGAATGATCTGCGCGCGGTAGCCCGCCGACCGATAGAACAGCGTCTCATCGATCCACTGCTCCGCGAACATTTTGAACGTCACCGCCCTGGCCTCTACGCTGCGCCGTTCTGCCCCGTCGACTTGTTTCTGCCTGGCCGGACTCTCATTGCGCTCGACCATTGCGCGCATTTCCTCGTGCCGGTCTCGGGCCGCCTTGATGCTGAACGCAGGGTAGGCGCCGATGGTGACCTTCTCGCGCTTGCCGTCCAGGTGGTATTTGTAGCGCCAGACCTTTGAGCCGGACGGCAACACCTCGATGTGCAGCCCCCCGCCGTCTGTCAAGGAATACGCTTTGTCGCGAGGCGAGGCGCTATTTATTACTGCAGGCTTGAGGGTGTAGTTGACGTGGCGCATCTTCGAGGAATGGGGCCATGCAAAAAACGATGGCCCCCGAACATGGCCCCAAATGTAAGGCAACCCGGTTCAACAATGGGCAACCCAAAAGCAATACAGCCCCGCCCTCCCAGAGGGAAGACGGGGCTGTAAGTCATGCCGGTGCAGGACTATTCAATGTGTCACATGTGGTCGATCATCACTTGGCCAAAACCCGAACAGCTCACTTGCGTGGCGCCGTCCATCAGGCGGGCGAAGTCATAGGTGACCTTCTTGCTCGCAATCGACTTCTTCATCGAGCTGATGATCAGGTCGGCGGCTTCGGTCCAGCCCATGTGACGCAGCATCATTTCGGCCGAGAGAATCTCCGAGCCGGGGTTCACGTAATCCTTGCCTGCGTACTTGGGCGCCGTGCCGTGGGTGGCTTCAAACATGGCAACGGTGTCGCTCAGGTTCGCGCCCGGAGCGATGCCGATGCCGCCGACCTGTGCGGCCAGCGCGTCGGAGACGTAGTCGCCATTGAGGTTGAGCGTGGCGATCACGCTGTATTCGGCGGGACGCAACAGGATCTGCTGCAGGAAC includes:
- a CDS encoding lysis system i-spanin subunit Rz; this encodes MMWVLAVLLGLAALLQLAVHTAPDTLDAERALAEGLAARDLAHKKEIERVRNERDHFEHLLATGGVRVSVPATCRPVVASDPAAAGEPAEARAELDPAFAAAVAGITSDGDLAIVDLNACIDRYNEVRFRLNALNALNTLIGNTGAQTP
- a CDS encoding phage tail protein translates to MLKPHSLRTHLTAATPELQNDPDKLSIFITNGKIVAAGAASLSFVYRYTLKLVVLDYSSHADAIMVPMLAWLRTEQVEILENPDLRERSFRFEAEYLNKETIDLSIELDLTERVIVSPGADPDSPETTKRYNVKHAAEPPHVGVVQRAERIEVWFGDQPLAAWDFEPVKN
- a CDS encoding phage virion morphogenesis protein; its protein translation is MTDDLRALEDWATPLLSALTMPKRRALARTIGQALRREQAARIAGQRNPDGSAYEPRKTTQARLQMGKIRRSMFEKLRAARHLKVQTDEEGVAVGFFGRTARIARVHHFGLRDLVQPGGPSYQYPARGLLGLTYAERELIKDLLLKHLAG
- a CDS encoding DNA/RNA non-specific endonuclease — its product is MPKKKPRKRHRSVTSGIAVTLRRTAVWLITAGAISIQATSCGFLPAPSPPAPSLERSGPTTATQFSGCREFFAGGVAPSIPQAPLQRELCYEAFAILHSGTSKTPVFVAERLARASIEDANEKRTNKFFADARLPRSERAELSDYKGSGYARGHMAPAGDMSNPTAMAQSFSLANMVPQNPTQNSGAWSKIEQDTRRYVLRAKGNVFVITGPVFGPESLIVGANRVRVPTHLFKLVYDESTGKAWAHWQPNSEDARAGRPISYGDLTQRVGMELLPGVEVR
- a CDS encoding HNH endonuclease, translated to MNFYDWMIHKGLSKSSARSYDGALRGSLSEWAMDGGLISGPLIALSSSSAFGALSPSIQELPVFKERNARGHHMYSATLSQFAAYLTSNGSDDVQADLEQIISDPTTTTTEKTALIKSRIGQGTFRDKVLLHWTGCAVTGFSDTSLLVASHIKPWKKSTNSERLDQWNGLLLSPNLDKAFDKGFITFDTGGSIRLSPLLTEAAKLGITPSMKIALKPEHEKYMAHHRAVEFKSE
- a CDS encoding phage baseplate assembly protein V; amino-acid sequence: MAGTIDGMSGKPASTVELQRLIENLVRAGTVFAVDHETRRCRVKSGNLSTNWLPWFARRAGDVRHWSPPSEGEQCMVLSPGGDMATGFVLVGIFSDGIPANGDSGDVERTTYPDGAVIEYDHATSALKATLPEGGTADITVPDSITVHCKTADVTASDSASVHSQEITLDAPKTIATGEMVVQGLLTWQAGMVGYGIGPSGQGAQIRCDMHFIEGHGITTDGGDIKAGDISLQDHLTSDIERGDQTSGRPVAS
- a CDS encoding GPW/gp25 family protein gives rise to the protein MNRLTGKPLDGIEHLRQSIPDILGTPLGSRTMRRPYGSLWPELLDHPDNGMTRVRLYAATAGALMKWEPRLRLSRVQIFTGENPGEAILDLQGIYTPPGQRRSVLSMRVPVQIGAAT
- a CDS encoding baseplate J/gp47 family protein, with protein sequence MSMDMSLLPAPTVIEVLDFEVILARRLASFQTRYPDYSLVLESDPAYKLLEEMAYQELLMRQRINDAAKACMLAYAKGTDLDNLGANYQVPRLVVTPANPNAVPPVAAAYEDDERFRERIQLAPEGITTAGPEESYRYHALTASAQVDVRRRHRCRECHGPEALDAARSAHGSCGPNARHLDMPAWR
- a CDS encoding helix-turn-helix transcriptional regulator; amino-acid sequence: MKNAVNATSEPLKQYPAGALLRVKDICGDRKHGKPGLLPIVSRTWLKWVEEGRVPKGILLGARTRVWPVEQVLAVRKGLAEGLSN
- a CDS encoding tyrosine-type recombinase/integrase — protein: MRHVNYTLKPAVINSASPRDKAYSLTDGGGLHIEVLPSGSKVWRYKYHLDGKREKVTIGAYPAFSIKAARDRHEEMRAMVERNESPARQKQVDGAERRSVEARAVTFKMFAEQWIDETLFYRSAGYRAQIIRWLQAYVYPEIGDLALGNVQPAHVLSIIEKRLDTTVAAERIRVIIQQIYNHAIRKLIVTSNPATPLRGVVTRAPVEHHRHLNEKELTAFWRGIDLQGAHATTIAASKLLVLTMARKVELLRSTWAEFDLDSGVWDVPGPRMKMKKPHRVFLSTQAVSILTTVHALTGHGDYVFPSIFRGGVPMSDVTLNHFFKRIDFGVPEFSPHGTRGTAATLLREHGFGRDVVELLLAHSEKNQVVAAYTHAEHVGERKRAMQFLADYIDQLAAP